The Pseudomonadota bacterium nucleotide sequence TTCAGCTGCTGATACAGCCTGCCAAGCCGGAGAGATTCACCCCGGTATTGGTAGAAGTTGCTCGCGAGGTCTTTGGCCATGCAGATAACCGGCAAACGGGCCGAGAGCTTCCTGACCAGGCTGGCAAAGCAGAACCAGCTATCCATCAGGAGATAGTCGGCCCTGACCCCCAATGCCATAACCCTTTTCACCATCACCTCAAGCGCGTCGGTGGATTTGGTCATGGCCTCAATACGACGTTTATACCCGCAAGTCCGCTTGTCCAAATCCTTGGTGATACTCTGGATTCTGTTGACCGCTTTGGCCGACGACCTCAGTACAAAGTCCAAGGGCAAAAAAGTTACTCCGTCACCCCAGCCGAGGGTAAGGAGCTTGAAACCCTTCAGGTACTTCCTGCTGTTGTGGTCGAATATCCTGGCCAGCAACTCGACCTTCTTGGAGCGGGCACGATCATAATCGCTATCGTCGACTACCAGCACCCTCTCCCGCTCTTCGCTGGTCAACAAATCAAGAACTCCGATTATTTTCATGGCCAGCTTGAGCAAAAACTGCCGCCAATTGTAGCGAGGATTTTCCAACAGCTCGTAGGCCGCATCTTTTTGGAACCCCAGCTCGCCATTCAGGACAATACCCCGGTAGAAATTCTGTCCACGGAAAGCCAGCATGAAAATGGCCTCGAATACGGCCAGTGGAGTGGCGCCCCTGACTTTCTTGATGCCGGATCGATTCAGCAGGGTGCCCACCGAAAAATTGTCAAAGAACGACTTGGTTGCGCTTTGCAGGCGTTTTGCTTCTTGCTCTATTTCGAACTGGCTGGTAGTATCCACTTGTGCTCTTCCTTGTTGATTTTATTGATCTTTTTGCAAAAGCCAATATATCAAGAAGCGAAGAGCATTTCACGTTAAATATTATGTGTTTTCAGCATTTTACCATAAAAAAATGGGTGCTGATCGGCAACTCCGAAAGTTGAGTATTTATCTTATGCCGTCTGCGCGGGAATTGCGCATTCGTCGAAGATACACAGTCGCCAACATGAAAAATATGGGAGGATGAGATTATGATCGACAAAGAAATTACCCGACGACATTTTCTTGGAGCAATGGCAGCAGGCGCGGCTGTTACCGTCCTGTCCCCAGCCATGGCTCTCTGCAGCGACAAACTGCAAAAAGGCAAGTTTGTCGGCAACAGGCTTCATGAAGCCGGCGAAGAGGCTTACCGCCAGGTTTTTGCTTTCGATAAAATCGTCAGAACCACGTGCGCCGGAAACTGCACGCAGGCCTGCGGCTGGAAGGCTTTTGTCAAAGGCGATAAATATATCGTCGCCAATGAGCCCGCCGGCGACTATGATCGTTTCGATCATCTGCTGGGCAATCAATACAACCCTCGGGGCTGTTTACGGGGCGCCAGTTATCTGAAATATGTCAACAGCCCGGTGCGTCTGAAACACCCTCTGATCCGGGTCGGCAAGCGGGGAGAGGGAAAATTCCGCCGGGCCGCCTGGGATGAAGCCATGAACATGATCGCCGGCAGGATGACCGACATCGTTCGTCAGGATGGCTCAGACGCCATCGCCTTTTTTTCCCCCATTCCCGCCTTCAACTATGTTTCCGCCGGGGCCGGCTACCGGCTCTGCAAACTGATGGGGGCCGCCGGGCCGCTGAGTTTTTACGACTGGTATTGCGATCTGCCGCCCGGAGAACCGACAACCTGGGCTTTCCAGACAGATGAGTGCGAAGAGGCCGACTGGATTAATGCTAAGTTGCTTATTTTCTGGGGCGCCAACGTCGCCGAATCCAGGATGGCGGCAGCCCATCTGCTGCCTGAAGCCCGCTACCGGGGCGCCAAAGTGGTAGGAATTTTTACCGACTACAACGCCACATCCCGGATGGTGGATCAATTCATCTCGCTGAAACCGGGTACGGACGCCGCCCTGGTTATGGGCCTGATTAAGATATTGCTGGACAACCAATGGTATGACGAAGATTATACCAAGACCTTCACCGACATGCCGTTTCTGATCCGGAGCGACAACCAGAAGTTCCTCAGGGAATCCGACATGGCGACTGGCGGCAGCCCATTTAAACTCTACATCTGGGATAAAAAAACCAACCAGCCGGCACTGGCGCCCGGCGCTATGGGCGATCCACGCGACACCCTCGATCTCAAGGCATTCAATCTCGATCCGGTCCTTGATTTTTCCGGTAAACTGACGCTTGCCGAAGGTAAGGAAGTAGGCATCCGGACCGTTTTTACCCGTCTGCGGGAGGAGGTCAAGGTTTACACCCCCGGTAAAGTGGAGGAGATCACCGGCGTTGGCGCCGAAACCCTGAAAAAACTGGCCCATGACCTCTACGCCATCAAGCCGGCGATGATCGTCGAAGGGGGCGGCGTCAACCACTGGTTCCATAACGACATCAACAACCGTTCCATGATTCTGCTGATGGCTCTGACCGGCAATGTCGGCAAAAGCGGCAGCGGCTTCAACCATTACACAGGCCAGTACAAAGTCTGGCTCAGCGGCCTGGGCAACTACGGTATGATTTTAAAGGCCCGCCCGCAGAACGGCACTCTTTTTGTCTGGTCCCACTATGATGCCCAGCTCTGGCGCTTGGGAAAAAATATTCCTGAACTGGCTGCGGCCATTGAAAAGGGGGAGATCGCCAAGTTGCCCAACGGTGTTCCGGTCAGCGCCGATCCCAAAACCGGATGGGCCTACAACTACTACCTGTTGATTCAATCCCTGGCCAAAAAATGGATCCCGATTTATCCCAAACCACCGAAAAGGCCCAAGGCGATGATCATCTGGCGGGCCAATTTCCTCAACCAGGGCAAGAGCGGCCACCGTACAAAAGAGTGGTTCGCCGACGAAAATCTGCTGGAACTGGTGGTTAATATCGATTTTCGCGTGACCTCGACCGGCATGTATGCCGACGTTATCCTCCCGGCGGCGACCTGGTATGAAAAATTCGACA carries:
- a CDS encoding IS4 family transposase — translated: MDTTSQFEIEQEAKRLQSATKSFFDNFSVGTLLNRSGIKKVRGATPLAVFEAIFMLAFRGQNFYRGIVLNGELGFQKDAAYELLENPRYNWRQFLLKLAMKIIGVLDLLTSEERERVLVVDDSDYDRARSKKVELLARIFDHNSRKYLKGFKLLTLGWGDGVTFLPLDFVLRSSAKAVNRIQSITKDLDKRTCGYKRRIEAMTKSTDALEVMVKRVMALGVRADYLLMDSWFCFASLVRKLSARLPVICMAKDLASNFYQYRGESLRLGRLYQQLKKRPGRAKILASVVLPMVNGPLVKLVFVRNRNGRGWLALLSTDTTLPDEEIIRIYGKRWDIEVFFKMAKHHLNLEREVQLRDYDGLVAHTSLVFTRYLFLALQQRFHDDPRSIGSLFYACCDEMQDLTLFEALHRLLTLTLEKVRASKEFAESAINAMIDAIMGTAIDMIKSTQKMTATAS